Proteins found in one Mucilaginibacter gracilis genomic segment:
- a CDS encoding HD domain-containing protein: MNKKKIINDPVYGFINIPSELIFDLIEHPYFQRLRYIKQLGMTHLVYPGALHTRFHHALGAMHLMSLTIETLCNKGQDITPQEEEAVTIAILLHDIGHGPFSHALEQTIVEGISHEDISSVLMDRLNELFDGRLNMAIDVFNGTYHKKFLHQLVSSQLDMDRMDYLTRDSFFTGVSEGVISFDRIIKMLDVRDDHVVVEEKGIYSIEKFLVARRLMYWQVYLHKTVIAAELMLGKILERSRELSLEGENLFATPALKYFLTNNITINAFVNSNNDLDTFASLDDTDIMSAIKVWATHDDFILSMLCKNLITRNLYHVEISSVPPTVSVINELVANAIEKYGITEDEASYFVFTDSITNKAYKIGDGNIRILMKDGSVQDITTASDNSNLEALAKTVKKYVLCCIKGLL, from the coding sequence TTGAATAAAAAGAAAATTATAAACGATCCGGTATACGGATTTATCAATATTCCGTCCGAACTGATATTTGATTTGATAGAGCATCCGTACTTTCAGCGGTTGCGCTACATCAAACAATTGGGAATGACGCACTTGGTTTACCCCGGTGCGCTGCATACGCGTTTTCACCATGCTTTAGGTGCCATGCACCTCATGAGCTTAACTATAGAAACCCTTTGCAATAAGGGGCAAGATATAACGCCCCAAGAAGAGGAAGCTGTTACCATTGCTATTTTACTGCACGATATTGGCCACGGCCCTTTTTCGCACGCGCTGGAACAAACCATTGTTGAGGGTATATCGCACGAAGACATATCGTCGGTTTTGATGGACAGGCTAAACGAATTGTTTGATGGCCGGCTTAACATGGCAATTGATGTTTTTAATGGCACCTATCATAAAAAATTTTTGCACCAGTTAGTTTCAAGCCAACTGGATATGGATAGGATGGACTACCTGACAAGGGATAGCTTTTTTACCGGCGTCTCCGAAGGGGTGATTAGTTTTGACAGGATAATTAAAATGCTTGACGTTAGAGACGACCATGTGGTTGTTGAAGAAAAAGGTATCTATTCTATCGAGAAGTTTTTGGTTGCCAGGCGTTTAATGTACTGGCAGGTTTATTTGCATAAAACCGTTATAGCCGCCGAGCTGATGCTGGGCAAAATACTGGAACGTAGCCGCGAGCTATCATTAGAGGGCGAAAACCTGTTTGCAACCCCCGCGCTCAAATATTTTTTAACAAACAATATTACTATCAACGCTTTTGTAAATAGTAACAATGATTTAGATACCTTTGCAAGCCTTGATGATACCGATATTATGTCGGCCATTAAGGTATGGGCAACGCATGATGACTTTATATTATCAATGCTTTGCAAAAACCTTATCACACGAAATTTATATCATGTTGAGATAAGCAGCGTACCGCCAACTGTAAGCGTAATAAATGAGTTGGTTGCAAACGCTATCGAAAAGTATGGCATAACCGAGGATGAAGCCTCGTATTTTGTTTTTACAGATAGTATAACAAATAAGGCTTATAAAATAGGTGATGGTAATATACGTATATTGATGAAAGATGGTAGCGTGCAGGATATTACAACGGCCAGTGATAATTCTAATTTAGAAGCATTGGCCAAAACCGTAAAAAAATATGTATTATGTTGTATCAAAGGCTTATTATAA
- the lpxD gene encoding UDP-3-O-(3-hydroxymyristoyl)glucosamine N-acyltransferase, translated as MQFTAQQISFMLNGTVEGDPNVSVNQLAKIEDAGYGSLSFLANPKYEQYLYTTNASVVIVNNDLVLSEEVKATLVRVENAYSAFTILLEKYNTIKLNKTGIEQPSFIHPSAKIGENAYIGAFAYIGPDVKIGDNCKIFPNTYIADGVVIGDNVTLYAGVKIYFDCLIGNRVIIHSGTIIGGDGFGFAPNANGSYTKISQIGNVILEDDVEVGSNTTIDRATLGSTIIRRGVKLDNLIQIAHNVEIGADTVVAAQSGISGSSKIGENCIIGGQVGIVGHISIAKGTQIQAKSGISRSIDIAGKKWAGAPASAYTDHMRSQVVLTRLPDLEKRIIELEKIIAELRTESK; from the coding sequence ATGCAATTTACCGCACAGCAAATAAGTTTTATGCTTAATGGCACCGTAGAGGGTGACCCCAATGTGTCGGTTAATCAACTGGCCAAGATAGAGGATGCAGGTTACGGTTCCCTGTCTTTTTTGGCGAACCCTAAATACGAGCAGTATTTATATACCACCAATGCATCGGTAGTTATTGTTAATAACGATTTGGTGCTGAGCGAAGAAGTAAAAGCAACCCTGGTAAGGGTTGAGAATGCTTACAGTGCCTTTACCATTTTGCTAGAAAAATACAATACCATTAAATTAAATAAAACCGGTATTGAGCAGCCAAGCTTTATACATCCATCAGCAAAAATTGGTGAAAACGCGTATATTGGAGCATTTGCCTATATAGGCCCCGATGTTAAAATTGGTGATAATTGTAAAATATTCCCTAATACCTATATTGCGGATGGGGTTGTTATTGGCGATAATGTTACGTTGTATGCAGGTGTAAAAATTTATTTCGACTGCCTTATTGGCAACCGCGTAATTATACACTCGGGTACAATTATTGGTGGCGATGGTTTTGGCTTTGCACCTAATGCCAACGGTAGCTACACCAAAATAAGCCAGATAGGTAACGTAATACTGGAAGACGACGTAGAAGTTGGCTCAAACACCACTATCGACAGGGCTACGCTGGGCTCAACCATCATTCGCAGAGGTGTAAAGTTGGATAACCTGATACAAATAGCACATAATGTTGAAATAGGTGCCGATACCGTGGTTGCGGCGCAAAGCGGGATTTCGGGCAGTTCAAAAATTGGCGAAAATTGCATTATTGGCGGCCAGGTAGGTATTGTGGGGCACATCAGCATAGCTAAGGGTACACAAATACAGGCAAAATCGGGCATAAGCCGCTCAATTGATATTGCAGGAAAAAAATGGGCCGGTGCTCCGGCATCTGCTTATACAGATCATATGCGGTCGCAGGTGGTGTTAACGCGTCTGCCCGACTTAGAAAAAAGAATTATTGAATTAGAAAAAATAATTGCTGAATTACGCACTGAATCTAAATAA
- a CDS encoding bifunctional UDP-3-O-[3-hydroxymyristoyl] N-acetylglucosamine deacetylase/3-hydroxyacyl-ACP dehydratase: MNAKQRTIMTEVSVSGTGLHTGERVTMTFRPAAENHGYKFRRVDLEGSPIIEADVDNVTDTSRGTTITQNGASVSTIEHVLAALVGLEIDNVLIDLDGPETPIMDGSSILFVNAILESGFMEQDADREYYHITDNIHYSEPDRKVEMVAMPLDDYRFTCMVDYNSPVLGSQHASISTIAEFKKEIASSRTFCFLHELEMLLKHDLIKGGDLNNAIVVVDKHVSPGELDHLAKLFNREDIDVAPQGILNNIELRHQNEPARHKLLDMIGDLALVGVPIKGHIMAARPGHAANVAFAKKIKAIIKKERSRKHFKVYDPNAKPVYDTVQIMNMLPHRWPFLMVDKILELSKTHVVGLKNVTMNEDLFMGHFPGSPIFPGVLQIEAMVQTGGILVLNTVPDPENYLTLFLKIENARFKSKVVPGDTLIFYCNLLQPIRRGIAQMKGIGMVGERIVVEAELMAQIVKVKGLEA; encoded by the coding sequence ATGAATGCGAAACAAAGAACTATAATGACCGAGGTTTCGGTATCGGGCACGGGCTTACACACCGGCGAAAGAGTTACAATGACTTTTAGGCCAGCCGCCGAAAACCATGGTTATAAATTTAGAAGGGTTGATCTGGAAGGTTCGCCGATAATTGAAGCCGATGTTGATAATGTTACCGATACATCGCGCGGAACAACAATTACTCAAAATGGCGCCAGCGTAAGCACGATAGAACATGTGCTGGCTGCGCTTGTTGGTTTAGAGATAGACAATGTTTTGATTGACCTTGACGGGCCCGAAACGCCGATAATGGACGGCAGTTCAATTTTGTTTGTTAATGCCATACTGGAGTCGGGCTTTATGGAGCAGGACGCCGACCGGGAGTATTACCATATTACAGATAACATACATTACTCGGAACCAGACCGTAAGGTGGAAATGGTGGCCATGCCGCTTGACGATTACCGCTTCACTTGCATGGTTGATTATAACTCGCCGGTGTTGGGCAGCCAGCATGCCAGTATATCAACCATTGCCGAGTTTAAAAAAGAAATAGCATCGAGCCGTACTTTTTGCTTTTTGCACGAACTGGAAATGCTGTTAAAGCACGACCTGATTAAAGGCGGCGACCTTAACAATGCCATAGTTGTGGTTGACAAGCATGTTAGCCCCGGCGAATTAGACCACCTGGCTAAATTGTTTAACCGCGAAGATATTGACGTTGCCCCGCAAGGTATATTAAATAATATTGAACTACGCCACCAAAACGAGCCTGCCCGCCATAAGCTTTTAGATATGATAGGCGATTTAGCACTGGTTGGTGTGCCAATTAAGGGCCATATTATGGCTGCAAGGCCTGGCCACGCTGCCAATGTTGCCTTTGCTAAAAAAATAAAAGCCATTATTAAAAAGGAACGCAGCCGCAAACACTTTAAAGTTTACGACCCCAACGCCAAGCCGGTTTACGATACCGTGCAGATAATGAATATGCTGCCACACCGCTGGCCGTTTTTAATGGTTGATAAAATACTGGAGCTTTCAAAAACGCATGTTGTTGGTTTAAAGAATGTTACCATGAACGAAGATTTGTTTATGGGGCACTTTCCGGGTTCGCCAATATTTCCGGGTGTTTTGCAAATTGAGGCTATGGTGCAAACCGGCGGTATTTTAGTACTCAATACGGTGCCCGATCCGGAAAATTATCTTACCTTGTTCTTAAAGATAGAGAATGCTCGTTTTAAAAGCAAAGTAGTACCGGGCGATACCCTGATATTTTATTGCAATTTACTTCAACCAATTCGGCGTGGTATTGCGCAGATGAAAGGTATTGGAATGGTAGGCGAGCGTATTGTTGTTGAAGCCGAATTAATGGCGCAAATTGTAAAAGTTAAAGGTTTAGAGGCATGA
- the lpxA gene encoding acyl-ACP--UDP-N-acetylglucosamine O-acyltransferase → MIQPLAYIHPQAKIAGNVVIEPFVTIDKDVVIGEGTWIGPNVSIMNGARIGKNCRIFPGAVISGIPQDLKFAGEETTVEIGDNTTIRECVTINRGTKDRWKTVIGNNCLIMAYCHIGHDCIVGNNCIFSNNTTLAGHVTIDDYVVLAGMVAIHQFCHVGSHAFVTGGSLVRKDVPPYVKAAREPLSYVGINSVGLRRRGYSSQQINEIQDIYRTIFIKKHNFTKALDIIEAESQPTEIRDEILDFIRNSNRGIMKGFGNQ, encoded by the coding sequence ATGATCCAACCACTGGCGTATATACACCCACAAGCAAAAATAGCCGGCAATGTGGTTATTGAACCTTTTGTAACTATTGATAAAGACGTTGTAATTGGCGAAGGCACCTGGATAGGGCCCAACGTATCTATTATGAACGGCGCACGCATTGGTAAAAACTGCCGTATTTTTCCGGGAGCAGTAATATCGGGCATTCCGCAGGATTTGAAATTTGCAGGTGAAGAAACTACCGTTGAAATTGGCGATAATACAACCATCCGCGAATGCGTAACCATTAACCGCGGAACAAAAGACCGTTGGAAAACCGTAATTGGCAACAACTGCCTCATTATGGCTTATTGCCACATTGGGCACGATTGTATTGTTGGTAATAATTGCATTTTTAGCAACAACACCACACTGGCCGGCCACGTTACTATTGACGATTATGTGGTACTGGCGGGTATGGTTGCCATACACCAGTTTTGCCACGTAGGTTCGCATGCGTTTGTAACCGGTGGTTCGTTAGTGCGTAAAGATGTGCCGCCATATGTAAAGGCCGCCCGCGAGCCACTATCATATGTGGGTATTAACTCGGTAGGTTTGCGCCGCAGAGGGTACTCATCACAACAAATAAACGAGATACAGGATATTTACCGTACCATCTTCATCAAAAAACACAATTTTACCAAAGCGCTTGATATCATAGAAGCCGAAAGCCAACCTACCGAAATACGCGACGAGATTTTGGATTTTATCCGCAACTCAAACCGCGGTATCATGAAGGGTTTTGGTAATCAGTAA
- a CDS encoding ABC transporter ATP-binding protein has translation MSISLQNIGRRFNRDWIFRDVNYSFGNNLAYAILGPNGSGKSTLLQILTGSLTPSAGTIDFLVGDKPVEIEAVYKHLSFAAPYQELIEEFTLDEMIDFHFQFKKYRDGLNKAAIVNLLGLQTSKNKLLRYFSSGMKQRTKLALAFCADTEMLMLDEPTSNLDAQGVEWYLQLAEKFATNRLTIICSNQPHEYGFCSQTLNISNYKKQS, from the coding sequence ATATCCATTTCCCTCCAAAACATAGGCCGCCGCTTTAACCGCGATTGGATATTCAGGGATGTAAATTATAGTTTTGGTAACAACCTGGCTTATGCCATTTTGGGGCCAAACGGTTCGGGTAAATCTACTTTGCTGCAAATACTCACCGGCAGCTTAACCCCGTCGGCAGGAACAATAGATTTTTTAGTTGGCGATAAACCCGTTGAGATAGAAGCGGTTTACAAGCACCTGAGTTTTGCTGCCCCCTACCAGGAATTAATTGAAGAATTTACGCTGGACGAAATGATTGATTTTCATTTCCAATTCAAAAAATACCGGGACGGTTTAAATAAGGCTGCTATTGTTAACTTGCTGGGTTTACAAACCAGTAAAAACAAATTGCTCCGCTATTTTTCGTCGGGCATGAAACAGCGTACCAAACTTGCCCTTGCCTTTTGTGCCGATACCGAAATGTTAATGCTTGATGAGCCTACGTCAAACCTTGATGCCCAGGGCGTAGAGTGGTACCTGCAACTTGCCGAAAAGTTTGCCACTAACCGCCTAACCATTATTTGCTCCAACCAACCGCACGAATACGGCTTTTGCAGCCAAACCCTCAACATCAGCAATTATAAAAAGCAAAGTTGA
- a CDS encoding M16 family metallopeptidase → MIKKLLLSTCISAIALGTLGQAKLVEKVTRKGNEIVIPYEKYVLPNGLTLILHEDHSDPVAHVDITYHVGSAREEIGKSGFAHFFEHMMFEGSDHVKDKQHFKLITEAGGTLNGSTNLDRTNYFETVPSNQLEKMLWLESDRMGFLLNAVTQEKFEIQRATVKNERGQNYDNRPYGLMSEYVSKNLYPYGHPYSWLTIGYIEELNKVGVNDLKNFFLRWYNPNNATLTIAGDINAKQTIAWVEKYFGPIPRGPVAAKMHLPPPVLTADRYVSYTDNYAQLPLLSITYPGVEAYNKDEAALDALAAIIGRGNNSILYQNLVKTRKAVQATMNSRNSELSGEISLTVVPYPGQTLAEMKAGVEQSFKDFEARGVSDEDLKRIKGSSEAQYINGLASVSGKASELALAQTLTGNPNQIQNELKEIDAVTKEDVMRVYNQYVKGKPAVILSVLPKGKEDMRLAADNYTIDKSGYKAPDYGYASLKYNKAVDNFDRSKTPPAGPAVVIKAPAFWTAKTTNGIDMIGTFNNEIPTVSVSLSIKGGGLLMAKDAAKAGLPSITASMLNDATEKYTAEALSSELQKLGSSIVATADDYEMGFRVAALKKNLAPTMALLEERLLHPKFTQDALDRIKKQAIQGLKNAKTQPAFVASSVYDKLLKGTKNISTYAVSGTPETVANITLADVQAFYDNNFSPSVSEVVVVGDITEAEARAKLAFLNGWKTKTVDIPAPAAGNTFSQTKLYLVNVPKAAQSEIRIGYQTNLTYDALGEFYRAGIMDFALGGGFNSRINLNLREDKGWTYGASSRFTGDKYDGSFVAAAGVKAGATDSSVVEFIKEIKNYQQKGITPAELVFTKASISQSDARKYETNAQKAAFLSRIQEYNLKPTFADEQNKVLQGITKAEVDALAAKYLDLNKMIILVVGDKDRILPGLQKLGYDIVELNADGEPLANK, encoded by the coding sequence ATGATAAAAAAACTCTTACTAAGCACCTGCATATCGGCTATAGCTTTGGGCACTTTGGGGCAAGCCAAGCTTGTTGAAAAAGTAACGCGCAAGGGCAACGAAATTGTAATACCATACGAAAAATATGTTTTGCCCAACGGCTTAACGCTGATATTGCACGAAGACCACTCGGACCCGGTAGCGCATGTGGATATAACTTACCACGTTGGTTCGGCACGCGAAGAGATAGGTAAATCGGGCTTTGCTCACTTTTTTGAGCATATGATGTTTGAGGGATCCGATCACGTAAAGGATAAGCAGCACTTTAAGCTGATAACCGAGGCTGGCGGAACCCTAAATGGCTCAACCAACCTTGACCGTACCAATTATTTTGAAACCGTGCCAAGCAACCAGTTAGAAAAAATGCTTTGGCTGGAATCTGACAGGATGGGGTTTTTATTGAACGCCGTTACGCAAGAAAAATTTGAGATACAAAGAGCAACCGTTAAAAACGAGCGCGGTCAAAATTACGATAACCGCCCATACGGTTTAATGAGCGAATATGTATCAAAAAACCTTTACCCATACGGGCACCCGTACTCGTGGTTAACCATTGGTTATATTGAAGAGTTAAATAAAGTGGGCGTTAACGATTTAAAAAACTTTTTTTTACGCTGGTATAACCCCAATAACGCCACGCTAACCATTGCAGGCGATATTAACGCCAAACAAACCATTGCCTGGGTTGAAAAATATTTTGGCCCTATACCGCGCGGCCCCGTGGCAGCAAAAATGCATTTGCCTCCGCCTGTATTAACTGCCGATAGGTATGTATCGTACACCGATAACTATGCGCAATTACCGTTATTAAGCATTACTTACCCCGGTGTTGAGGCTTATAATAAAGACGAAGCGGCATTGGATGCCCTGGCGGCCATTATTGGCAGGGGTAACAACTCCATATTGTATCAAAACCTGGTAAAAACGCGTAAGGCAGTACAGGCTACTATGAACTCGCGCAACTCCGAGCTATCGGGCGAGATAAGCCTTACTGTTGTGCCTTATCCGGGGCAAACCCTTGCAGAGATGAAAGCAGGAGTAGAGCAATCGTTTAAAGATTTTGAGGCCCGCGGCGTATCCGACGAGGATTTAAAACGCATTAAAGGTAGTTCCGAAGCTCAATATATTAACGGGCTGGCAAGTGTATCGGGCAAGGCATCTGAGCTGGCCTTAGCTCAAACCCTAACCGGCAACCCCAACCAGATACAAAACGAACTGAAAGAAATTGACGCCGTTACCAAAGAAGATGTGATGCGCGTTTATAACCAATATGTAAAAGGTAAGCCAGCAGTTATTTTAAGTGTATTGCCCAAGGGGAAAGAAGATATGCGCCTTGCTGCTGATAATTACACCATTGATAAATCGGGCTACAAAGCGCCGGATTACGGTTACGCCAGCTTAAAATACAATAAGGCTGTTGATAATTTCGATCGTAGTAAAACACCGCCTGCTGGTCCGGCAGTTGTTATTAAGGCTCCGGCTTTCTGGACGGCTAAAACCACCAATGGCATTGATATGATTGGCACCTTTAATAACGAAATACCAACGGTATCGGTTTCGTTATCAATTAAAGGTGGCGGTTTGTTAATGGCTAAAGATGCGGCGAAGGCTGGTTTACCATCAATTACAGCAAGTATGCTTAATGATGCTACCGAAAAATATACCGCCGAGGCACTAAGCTCCGAACTGCAAAAATTAGGAAGTTCGATTGTTGCTACAGCAGATGATTACGAAATGGGTTTCCGCGTAGCCGCGTTAAAGAAAAACCTTGCACCAACAATGGCACTTTTAGAAGAGCGCTTATTGCATCCTAAATTTACACAAGATGCGCTCGACCGTATTAAAAAACAAGCCATACAGGGTTTAAAAAATGCTAAAACCCAACCGGCTTTTGTGGCCAGCAGTGTTTACGACAAGTTGTTAAAAGGTACTAAAAACATAAGCACCTACGCAGTATCGGGCACACCCGAAACTGTAGCCAATATTACCCTGGCCGATGTGCAGGCATTTTATGATAACAACTTTTCGCCATCTGTTAGCGAGGTGGTAGTGGTTGGCGATATTACCGAGGCAGAGGCCCGTGCTAAACTTGCCTTTTTAAATGGCTGGAAAACAAAAACGGTTGATATACCGGCACCGGCTGCCGGTAATACTTTTAGCCAAACTAAACTATATCTGGTTAATGTGCCAAAGGCTGCCCAGTCGGAAATAAGGATTGGTTACCAAACCAACCTGACGTATGATGCCCTTGGCGAATTTTACCGTGCCGGAATTATGGACTTTGCCCTTGGCGGTGGTTTTAACAGCCGTATTAATTTAAACCTTCGCGAAGATAAGGGTTGGACGTATGGTGCAAGTTCGCGCTTTACAGGCGATAAATACGATGGATCGTTTGTGGCTGCGGCTGGCGTTAAAGCTGGTGCTACCGATAGTTCGGTTGTGGAGTTTATCAAGGAGATTAAAAATTATCAGCAAAAAGGCATCACACCTGCCGAGCTGGTTTTTACCAAAGCCTCTATTAGTCAAAGCGACGCCCGTAAATACGAAACAAATGCGCAAAAAGCTGCCTTTTTAAGCCGGATACAGGAATATAATTTGAAGCCAACTTTTGCCGACGAGCAAAACAAAGTATTACAAGGTATAACCAAAGCAGAAGTTGATGCTTTGGCGGCCAAGTATTTGGATTTGAATAAGATGATTATATTGGTAGTTGGCGATAAAGACAGGATTTTGCCTGGCCTGCAAAAACTGGGATATGATATTGTTGAATTAAATGCCGATGGGGAGCCTTTGGCCAATAAATAG
- the efp gene encoding elongation factor P: MSKASEIKNGSILRFNGELIQVEEFIHRTPGNLRAFYQARMRNIKSGKLVEYRFRTDEDVEIARVETNDYQFLYMDGDALVVMDNTTYDQFNVPKGLFGPAVKFLKEGTNVIVAFESEEPIMGQMPNSAELEITYTEPAVKGDTSSGALKSATVETGAEIKVPLFVNIGDKVKVDTATGSYVERVKG, from the coding sequence ATGTCTAAAGCTTCGGAAATAAAAAATGGAAGTATACTTCGCTTTAATGGCGAACTGATACAGGTGGAAGAGTTTATACACCGCACACCTGGCAACCTGCGTGCCTTTTACCAGGCGCGTATGCGTAACATTAAGAGCGGTAAACTGGTTGAATACCGTTTCCGCACGGATGAAGATGTTGAAATTGCCCGCGTTGAAACAAACGACTACCAGTTTTTATATATGGACGGCGATGCTTTGGTGGTAATGGACAACACCACTTACGACCAATTTAACGTACCAAAAGGCTTATTTGGCCCGGCAGTGAAATTTTTAAAAGAGGGCACCAACGTAATAGTGGCCTTTGAAAGCGAAGAGCCTATTATGGGCCAAATGCCCAACTCGGCCGAGCTGGAAATTACTTATACCGAACCTGCCGTTAAGGGTGATACATCAAGCGGAGCTTTAAAAAGTGCTACCGTTGAAACAGGTGCCGAAATTAAGGTACCCCTGTTTGTAAACATTGGCGATAAGGTAAAGGTTGATACCGCAACCGGCAGCTACGTTGAGCGTGTTAAAGGATAA
- a CDS encoding 5-formyltetrahydrofolate cyclo-ligase, translating to MNSKQQLRKLYLSKRMELSPEEYQSGNDKLLGHFEKIDLEGIKCIHLFLPMLERREPDTFLIISWLKQNYPAIRLAFSKSDFATTSMQHFLDDEHLEIDSNDFGIPEPIAGTIIDVTEIDMVIVPLLAFDKQGYRVGYGKGFYDRFMAQCKPGTQFIGLSFFEPVDTIEDSNEYDVRLHKCLTTQTLWAFS from the coding sequence TTGAATAGCAAACAACAACTACGTAAACTGTACCTAAGTAAGCGAATGGAACTTTCGCCGGAAGAATATCAATCGGGGAATGATAAATTGCTTGGCCATTTCGAAAAGATTGATCTGGAGGGTATTAAATGCATCCACTTATTTTTGCCGATGCTTGAACGGAGGGAACCTGATACTTTTTTGATAATAAGTTGGTTGAAGCAAAATTACCCTGCCATTAGGTTAGCCTTTTCTAAATCTGACTTTGCTACAACCAGCATGCAGCATTTTTTGGATGATGAGCACCTTGAAATAGATAGTAATGATTTTGGTATCCCCGAGCCAATTGCAGGGACTATAATTGATGTAACCGAAATAGATATGGTGATTGTGCCCCTTTTAGCTTTTGATAAGCAAGGCTACCGCGTAGGTTACGGAAAGGGTTTTTATGATAGGTTTATGGCCCAGTGCAAACCCGGCACCCAATTTATTGGCCTATCGTTTTTTGAACCTGTGGATACGATAGAAGATAGTAATGAATACGATGTGCGCCTGCATAAATGCCTTACTACGCAAACCCTGTGGGCGTTTAGCTAG
- a CDS encoding DUF922 domain-containing protein, which translates to MKKRLVGLVVTIVSFSPGLLSAQTYHRLTQADFAAIPVADNAFAAYTNCYVSYSYNPVRHNGNYIIDFNVRVQVNAAKSWIRFDLMKNREMLSSVLRHEQGHYNIAYLMRNELYAAFTRRHYTSNYQAEIVAVFKDIESKYHKINDDYEYQTQHMSNVNNQQQWDAWFSKQLDNAELAGNAVNNGGKAYYRY; encoded by the coding sequence ATGAAGAAAAGGCTTGTTGGATTAGTTGTTACGATAGTTTCTTTTTCACCTGGTTTGCTTTCGGCGCAAACCTACCACCGGCTTACCCAGGCAGATTTTGCCGCAATCCCGGTTGCCGACAACGCTTTTGCCGCCTATACCAATTGCTATGTAAGTTACTCTTATAATCCTGTAAGGCATAATGGCAATTATATTATTGATTTTAATGTACGGGTGCAGGTTAACGCAGCAAAATCGTGGATAAGGTTTGATTTGATGAAAAACCGCGAAATGCTATCAAGCGTTTTACGGCACGAGCAGGGCCATTACAACATTGCCTACCTTATGCGTAACGAGTTGTACGCGGCTTTTACCCGCAGGCATTATACATCAAACTATCAGGCCGAAATTGTAGCCGTTTTTAAGGATATTGAAAGTAAATATCACAAAATTAACGACGACTATGAATATCAAACCCAACACATGAGCAATGTTAACAACCAGCAACAGTGGGATGCCTGGTTTAGCAAACAGTTAGATAATGCCGAATTAGCAGGTAACGCCGTTAATAATGGCGGCAAAGCATATTACCGCTACTAG
- a CDS encoding SPFH domain-containing protein, whose protein sequence is MIAVPLIIAFIVLVLLFSSFVSVQQGTIAVVTVFGKYSRILSPGLNFKLPLIEMISSRISIQNRSVELEFQAVTVDQANVYFKAMLLYSVLNQEEETIKNVAFKFVDERNLMQALVRTVEGSIRAFVATKRQADVLILRRDIVDHVKDQIDQILESWGYHLQDLQLNDITFDDVIMKSMSQVVASNNLKAAAENEGQALLITKTKAAEAEGNAIKISAEAERSAAQLRGQGIALFREEVAKGMSVAAKEMKEADMDTSVILFTMWTEAIKHFSENSKGNVIFLDGSGENMQRTMKEMMALNVLSQNNPIGPKGN, encoded by the coding sequence ATGATAGCAGTACCGTTAATTATCGCATTTATAGTTTTAGTATTACTCTTTTCGTCGTTTGTATCTGTACAGCAGGGCACCATTGCCGTGGTAACGGTATTTGGCAAGTATAGCCGCATTTTATCACCGGGTTTAAATTTTAAGCTCCCGCTGATAGAAATGATATCGTCGCGCATATCCATCCAAAACCGTTCGGTTGAGCTGGAGTTTCAAGCCGTAACGGTGGATCAGGCCAATGTTTACTTTAAAGCCATGTTGCTGTATTCGGTTTTAAACCAGGAAGAGGAAACTATTAAAAACGTAGCCTTTAAATTTGTTGATGAGCGTAACCTGATGCAGGCACTTGTGCGCACAGTTGAAGGCTCCATCCGCGCATTTGTGGCTACAAAACGCCAGGCCGATGTACTAATTTTAAGGCGCGACATTGTTGACCACGTAAAGGACCAGATAGACCAGATATTAGAAAGCTGGGGCTACCACCTGCAAGATTTGCAGTTGAACGATATTACCTTCGACGATGTAATTATGAAATCGATGAGCCAGGTTGTTGCATCAAACAACTTAAAGGCCGCCGCCGAAAACGAGGGCCAGGCTTTGCTCATCACCAAAACCAAGGCTGCCGAGGCCGAAGGTAACGCCATCAAAATATCTGCCGAAGCAGAACGCTCTGCCGCTCAATTACGCGGACAAGGTATAGCCCTCTTCCGCGAGGAAGTGGCCAAGGGCATGAGCGTTGCCGCGAAAGAAATGAAGGAGGCTGATATGGATACGTCGGTAATTTTATTTACCATGTGGACCGAAGCTATTAAACACTTTTCGGAAAACTCTAAAGGCAACGTTATCTTCCTCGATGGCTCTGGCGAAAACATGCAGCGCACCATGAAAGAGATGATGGCCCTAAACGTATTAAGCCAAAACAACCCAATTGGCCCAAAAGGCAATTAA